A genomic region of Bosea sp. 124 contains the following coding sequences:
- a CDS encoding phasin → MAAKTPYEVPTEMREFAERSVEQARKAFDGFIGAAHKAVDTAHGSAETARFNTQDAARKAISYAETNVAAAFDLAQKLVQSKDLTEVMTHQSEFMKAQMAALQTQFKEIGAAAQEVAAKAAETVTKAAKPK, encoded by the coding sequence ATGGCAGCCAAGACCCCTTACGAAGTCCCCACCGAAATGCGCGAATTCGCCGAGCGCAGCGTCGAGCAGGCCCGCAAGGCCTTCGACGGCTTCATCGGCGCGGCCCATAAGGCCGTCGATACGGCCCATGGCTCGGCCGAAACCGCGCGCTTCAACACGCAGGACGCCGCCCGCAAGGCGATCTCCTACGCCGAGACCAATGTCGCGGCGGCTTTCGATCTTGCCCAGAAGCTGGTGCAGTCGAAGGACCTGACCGAGGTGATGACGCACCAGTCCGAGTTCATGAAGGCGCAGATGGCCGCGCTCCAGACGCAGTTCAAGGAGATCGGCGCGGCGGCGCAGGAGGTCGCGGCAAAGGCAGCCGAGACGGTGACGAAGGCCGCCAAGCCGAAGTGA
- a CDS encoding ATP-binding protein yields MSEAGQDWARLGAAAARDANLAAFAAGGALLLWDHGAERAGFANAAGHALLGGDAGSAALPAATRQRFALLAGGLASREGVRLERLRLTSGFAATLVTCGCKLIANGDGESVLAIAVQAAELRRLGVVVPPAVTESIPASSVAAPAPVPEPRDSAPAAPIRGTIRFLWQSDAAGRLTSLSPNMADLVGPEAAAALPGRHWAELIGSAVIDRSGALLARLAGGATWSGHEVLWRTATPGEGARVELSGVPVLDAARQVAGFRGFGLVRPDAREPFPLPTDEAIDTTDAAAGDDAHASRDAPAANRPEIGSDAADTAVEPLPEAAMVEALDAAVVAAAQDAASPQPQNEPAGAEPEDQPAAEAIAPPDVDADAVEQPATPAAIVPEPAASAANIVPLRNGHLASVRPVLEPSKANLSKAERNAFREIAKALGARIAGDDEAVTPRLPPVAPLRLKDGETGLSAEAPQPRTDAEGAAGATRPRLPNSHADVLDKLPIAVLVNRGDEALYANRTLLDLLDYADLDDLAAGGGVSRLIKEATRTDGGSMILIDRLGHLISVDAVLSSVAWQGEPATLMAFRHPDGGGEVKILTPEEAEDAELAAEFEAEDRESAARVEALRLDAGVRDARINELVAMLDTATDGVVTVDDRGRILSLNKTAEALFGYDQREVTGELFTLLFAAESHAPALDYLEGLKGGGVASVMNDGREVVGRVRQGGKIPLFMTMGQIAEGAERRFCAVLRDITAWKKTEGELVEARKTAEKASAQKSDVLAKISHEIRTPLNAIIGFAEVMAEERFGPIANERYKEYLRDIHQSGGYVISLVNDLLDLAKIEAGKLDLDFVSVNLNEIALSAVSLLQPEAQRGRVVLRSGLSPKLPPVVADERSIRQIVINLLSNAVKFTDPGGQVIISTALGDQGEAILRVRDTGIGMDDSEIALALEPFRQVPTTRRAGGTGLGLPLTKALVEANRAAMSITSVKKEGTLVEITFPPQRVLAG; encoded by the coding sequence ATGAGCGAAGCCGGACAGGACTGGGCGCGATTGGGTGCGGCGGCAGCGCGGGATGCCAATCTCGCCGCCTTCGCGGCCGGCGGCGCGCTGCTGCTCTGGGACCATGGCGCCGAGCGGGCGGGTTTCGCCAATGCCGCCGGCCATGCCCTGCTCGGTGGCGACGCCGGAAGCGCCGCCCTTCCCGCCGCGACGCGCCAGCGTTTCGCGCTGCTCGCAGGCGGCCTCGCCTCCCGCGAAGGTGTGCGGCTGGAGCGGCTGCGGCTGACGTCCGGATTCGCAGCCACGCTCGTCACCTGCGGCTGCAAGCTGATCGCCAATGGCGATGGCGAATCCGTGCTTGCGATCGCCGTGCAGGCGGCCGAACTGCGGCGTCTCGGCGTCGTCGTTCCGCCGGCCGTGACCGAATCGATTCCCGCCAGCAGCGTTGCCGCGCCGGCGCCCGTGCCGGAGCCCCGCGATAGCGCCCCCGCTGCGCCCATCCGCGGCACGATCCGTTTCCTCTGGCAGAGCGACGCCGCCGGGCGGTTGACGAGCCTGTCGCCCAATATGGCCGATCTCGTCGGCCCGGAGGCGGCTGCCGCGCTCCCCGGTCGCCACTGGGCCGAATTGATCGGCTCTGCCGTGATTGACCGCAGCGGCGCATTGCTGGCGCGACTGGCGGGCGGTGCCACCTGGAGCGGTCACGAGGTCTTGTGGCGGACGGCGACGCCCGGCGAAGGCGCGCGTGTCGAACTGTCCGGCGTGCCGGTGCTCGACGCGGCGCGACAGGTCGCGGGTTTCCGCGGTTTCGGCCTGGTGCGTCCCGACGCTCGCGAGCCTTTCCCGCTGCCGACGGACGAGGCGATCGATACGACCGATGCCGCAGCCGGCGACGACGCGCACGCTTCCCGAGACGCCCCAGCTGCGAATCGGCCCGAGATCGGCAGCGATGCCGCCGACACGGCTGTCGAGCCCCTGCCCGAGGCGGCGATGGTCGAGGCCCTCGATGCCGCCGTCGTCGCGGCGGCGCAGGATGCAGCCTCGCCCCAGCCCCAGAACGAGCCGGCCGGGGCAGAGCCCGAGGACCAGCCCGCGGCCGAAGCGATCGCGCCGCCCGATGTCGATGCCGACGCCGTGGAACAGCCCGCCACGCCTGCAGCGATCGTCCCGGAGCCTGCCGCCTCCGCCGCCAACATCGTGCCGCTGCGCAACGGGCATCTCGCTTCGGTGCGGCCCGTGCTCGAACCCTCGAAGGCCAATCTGAGCAAGGCCGAGCGCAACGCCTTCCGCGAGATCGCCAAGGCGCTGGGCGCGCGGATCGCCGGCGACGACGAGGCCGTGACCCCACGGCTGCCGCCGGTGGCGCCGCTGCGGTTGAAGGACGGGGAGACCGGCCTCTCCGCCGAGGCACCGCAGCCCCGGACCGATGCCGAGGGTGCTGCCGGCGCCACGAGGCCGCGCCTGCCCAACTCCCATGCCGACGTGCTCGACAAGCTGCCGATCGCAGTGCTGGTCAACCGCGGCGACGAGGCGCTCTACGCCAACCGGACGCTGCTCGACCTTCTGGACTACGCCGATCTCGACGATCTGGCGGCCGGCGGCGGCGTCAGCCGCCTGATCAAGGAAGCGACCCGCACCGATGGCGGCAGCATGATCCTGATCGACCGGCTCGGCCATCTCATCAGCGTCGATGCAGTCCTCTCCAGCGTCGCCTGGCAGGGCGAGCCGGCCACGCTGATGGCCTTCCGCCACCCGGATGGCGGCGGCGAGGTCAAGATCCTGACGCCGGAGGAGGCCGAAGACGCCGAGCTCGCGGCCGAGTTCGAGGCCGAGGACCGCGAGAGCGCGGCGCGCGTCGAGGCGCTCAGGCTCGATGCCGGCGTCCGCGATGCGCGGATCAACGAACTCGTCGCCATGCTCGACACGGCGACGGACGGCGTCGTCACCGTCGATGACCGCGGCCGCATCCTCTCGCTCAACAAGACGGCCGAGGCGCTGTTCGGCTACGACCAGCGCGAGGTCACGGGCGAGCTGTTCACGCTGCTCTTCGCGGCCGAGAGCCATGCGCCGGCGCTGGACTATCTCGAAGGGCTCAAGGGCGGCGGCGTCGCCTCGGTGATGAACGATGGCCGCGAGGTCGTCGGCCGCGTCCGGCAAGGCGGCAAGATCCCGCTGTTCATGACCATGGGCCAGATCGCCGAGGGGGCGGAGCGCCGCTTCTGCGCCGTGCTGCGCGACATCACCGCCTGGAAGAAGACCGAGGGCGAGCTGGTCGAGGCGCGCAAGACAGCCGAGAAGGCGAGCGCGCAGAAATCCGACGTGCTCGCCAAGATCAGCCACGAGATCCGCACGCCGCTGAATGCGATCATCGGCTTTGCCGAGGTGATGGCGGAGGAGCGCTTCGGGCCGATCGCCAACGAGCGCTACAAGGAATACCTGCGCGACATCCACCAGTCGGGCGGCTACGTCATCAGCTTGGTCAACGACCTGCTCGACCTCGCCAAGATCGAGGCCGGCAAGCTCGATCTCGACTTCGTCAGCGTCAACCTGAACGAGATCGCGCTGTCGGCTGTCAGCCTGCTGCAGCCGGAGGCGCAGCGCGGCCGCGTCGTGCTGCGCTCGGGTCTCTCGCCGAAGCTGCCGCCGGTCGTGGCCGACGAGCGCTCGATCCGGCAGATCGTGATCAACCTGCTGTCGAACGCCGTGAAGTTCACCGATCCGGGCGGACAGGTCATCATCTCGACGGCGCTCGGCGACCAGGGCGAGGCGATCCTGCGGGTGCGCGATACCGGCATCGGCATGGACGACAGCGAGATCGCGCTGGCGCTCGAACCGTTCCGGCAGGTGCCGACGACGCGCCGTGCCGGCGGCACCGGGCTCGGCCTACCCCTGACCAAGGCGCTGGTCGAGGCGAACCGGGCCGCGATGTCGATCACCAGCGTCAAGAAGGAAGGCACGCTGGTGGAGATCACTTTCCCACCGCAGCGCGTTCTCGCAGGATAG
- a CDS encoding glutathione S-transferase family protein, whose amino-acid sequence MTLTIYGCYRSRASRNIWLANEMGLAFTHVPVIQVYRLPDPNAAGAPLHTQSPDFLAVNPKGQIPAIDDGGFRLQESLAINLYLARKHGGPLAPKDAQEEGLTVMWSLWAATAVEPHALNIQYHMAAYPPEKRKPELVEAALAALPGPFAVLDKVLAEGGGFVMGGRFTVADINVAEIIRYAKPATSLFEAAPHVKAWLDACHARPAFKAMWQARDAEAA is encoded by the coding sequence ATGACACTGACGATCTATGGCTGCTACCGCTCGCGCGCCTCGCGCAACATCTGGCTTGCCAACGAAATGGGGCTGGCCTTCACCCATGTGCCGGTGATCCAGGTCTACCGCCTGCCCGACCCCAACGCAGCCGGCGCACCGCTGCACACGCAGAGCCCCGACTTCCTCGCCGTCAATCCGAAGGGGCAGATCCCCGCGATCGACGACGGCGGCTTCAGGCTGCAGGAGTCGCTGGCGATCAACCTCTATCTCGCCCGCAAGCATGGCGGGCCGCTCGCCCCGAAGGACGCCCAGGAAGAGGGCCTGACGGTGATGTGGTCGCTCTGGGCCGCGACCGCTGTCGAGCCCCATGCGCTGAACATCCAGTATCACATGGCGGCCTACCCGCCGGAGAAGCGCAAGCCAGAGCTGGTCGAGGCGGCGCTGGCGGCCCTGCCCGGCCCCTTCGCGGTGCTCGACAAGGTGCTGGCCGAGGGCGGCGGCTTCGTCATGGGCGGCCGCTTCACCGTCGCCGACATCAACGTCGCCGAGATCATCCGCTACGCCAAGCCGGCGACGTCCCTGTTCGAGGCGGCGCCGCATGTCAAAGCCTGGCTCGATGCCTGCCATGCCCGCCCCGCCTTCAAGGCGATGTGGCAGGCACGGGACGCGGAGGCGGCCTGA
- a CDS encoding colicin-like pore-forming protein, translating to MTVSFYTVASGEQLYRIARNHYGAASFRKDREVIIGLIRGNNPWLTDIDKIRPGQVIMLPSMNTSGSCPVTIVANAATISRGILRKDDATKQCLKTINTEDAFDYVSSGASGFVDLVEKRMREAGPRIIDVTRQYSQLKGGKITKGQYDYRRRVSLASATKEMGVLRKLVYPDRKLNEVIRIKPHATNRAASILKEVDKIERITKVAKYGGVVLKVVDLGTTYLEYKAAETREERIGVLVDWAGETAGGAIGTVVGVGLATMVLATPFGWVGVAIAIGMSATGTYVGGRAAELVKEDLLFDENGERVDCTSDRQLRSLF from the coding sequence ATGACGGTCTCGTTCTACACAGTCGCGTCTGGCGAACAGCTGTATCGCATTGCCCGAAATCACTACGGCGCGGCGTCCTTCCGCAAAGACAGGGAAGTGATCATCGGCCTCATTCGCGGCAACAATCCTTGGCTGACCGACATCGACAAGATCCGCCCGGGGCAGGTGATCATGCTTCCGAGCATGAACACGAGCGGGAGCTGCCCGGTCACGATTGTCGCGAACGCGGCCACGATCTCGCGGGGAATCCTGAGGAAGGACGACGCCACCAAGCAATGTCTGAAGACGATCAATACCGAAGACGCGTTTGACTACGTTTCATCCGGAGCAAGTGGGTTCGTCGACCTTGTCGAAAAAAGAATGCGGGAGGCGGGTCCCAGAATTATTGATGTTACTAGGCAATATTCCCAGTTGAAAGGTGGAAAAATTACGAAAGGACAATACGATTACAGGCGGCGTGTTTCTCTGGCCAGCGCGACCAAGGAAATGGGCGTACTACGAAAATTGGTTTATCCTGACCGCAAGCTGAATGAAGTCATTCGCATCAAGCCACACGCGACCAACCGCGCCGCGTCGATCCTCAAAGAGGTCGATAAGATCGAGCGTATCACCAAAGTCGCGAAATACGGCGGGGTCGTGCTCAAGGTCGTCGATCTCGGCACGACCTATCTTGAATATAAGGCGGCCGAGACGCGCGAAGAGCGTATCGGCGTGCTCGTGGATTGGGCAGGCGAGACGGCCGGAGGCGCGATCGGCACTGTCGTAGGCGTTGGCTTGGCCACGATGGTGCTGGCAACCCCCTTCGGCTGGGTGGGCGTCGCGATTGCGATCGGCATGTCAGCAACGGGCACCTATGTCGGCGGGCGTGCTGCCGAACTCGTCAAGGAAGACCTGCTCTTCGACGAGAACGGCGAGCGCGTGGACTGCACCTCCGACAGGCAGCTCAGAAGCCTGTTCTGA
- a CDS encoding DMT family transporter yields MASISSTTPAMGLREWLLLLLLSVLWGGSFFFGKIAVGEWPPLMVVQARCALAAGALYLVLRARGLDLAVGGAMWRSFFGMGLLNNLIPFCLIFWSQTQLPSGLSAILNATTPVFGVVVAHVFGRNERATPLKIGGVLAGLCGVAILMGPDAVSGFGDSLLAQLAGLGAALSYGFSGLYGRRFRELPPLVTATGQLSATSLMMLPIVLAFAPPWALPVPSWQAAGALVGLALISTALAYVIFFEIMRRAGATNVMLVTFLIPVSAILLGVGLLGESLLPRHFAGMAAIFAGLALIDGRLFRRRQAASAT; encoded by the coding sequence ATGGCCTCCATATCCTCCACCACCCCTGCGATGGGCCTTCGCGAGTGGCTTCTCCTGCTGCTGCTCTCGGTGCTCTGGGGCGGATCGTTCTTCTTCGGCAAGATCGCCGTCGGCGAATGGCCGCCGCTGATGGTGGTGCAGGCGCGCTGCGCGCTGGCGGCCGGGGCGCTCTATCTCGTGCTGCGCGCGCGGGGCCTCGACCTCGCCGTGGGCGGCGCGATGTGGCGCTCCTTCTTCGGCATGGGGCTGCTCAACAACCTGATCCCGTTCTGCCTGATCTTCTGGAGCCAGACGCAGCTGCCGAGCGGGCTCTCCGCCATCCTGAACGCGACCACGCCGGTCTTCGGCGTGGTCGTGGCGCATGTCTTCGGCCGCAACGAGCGGGCGACGCCTCTAAAGATAGGTGGCGTGCTCGCGGGCCTGTGCGGCGTCGCCATCCTGATGGGGCCGGACGCCGTGTCGGGCTTCGGCGACTCGCTGCTGGCGCAGCTCGCCGGCCTCGGCGCGGCGCTTTCCTATGGCTTCTCGGGCCTCTATGGCCGCCGCTTCCGGGAGCTGCCGCCGCTGGTCACGGCGACGGGGCAGCTCAGCGCCACCAGCCTCATGATGCTGCCGATCGTCCTCGCCTTCGCGCCGCCCTGGGCCTTGCCGGTGCCGAGCTGGCAGGCGGCGGGCGCGCTTGTCGGTCTCGCGCTCATCTCGACGGCGCTGGCCTATGTGATCTTCTTCGAGATCATGCGGCGCGCGGGTGCGACGAATGTGATGCTGGTGACCTTCCTGATTCCGGTCAGCGCCATCCTGCTCGGCGTCGGGCTTCTCGGCGAGAGCCTGCTGCCGCGCCATTTCGCCGGCATGGCTGCGATCTTCGCGGGGCTCGCCCTGATCGACGGGCGGCTGTTCCGGCGGAGGCAAGCGGCCAGCGCGACCTGA
- a CDS encoding LysR family transcriptional regulator translates to MDVRQLRCFIAVAEELHFGRAAERLGLAPPALSRQISTLEEELGCVLLTRTTRQVALTRAGLIMLEEAKGILARMEHASRAVREASLASGKVLRIGAIDAASSSFVPEALVAFRERYPGVEIKFVEAMTAPLIQMLEAGKLDLALTRPPRKPTDCAFEVLRVERPIVVLNETHPLAAHEHLTMQDLVGQPFVVPSKRIRPFAYDLVMAYFESVGTVPNVSIEATEKPAMMSAVAAGLGMALAPDWVSRLSFPGVAMRRLRGALLDPPPPGALVGIAWRPQQRLGPRDDFLAILRESVTLIDERHVLPFAIPATKLKRAARLVGSSVGGA, encoded by the coding sequence ATGGATGTTCGGCAACTGCGATGTTTCATCGCGGTGGCGGAGGAGCTTCATTTCGGCCGAGCGGCCGAGCGGCTCGGTCTCGCGCCTCCAGCCCTTTCCCGGCAGATCAGTACGCTCGAGGAAGAGCTCGGCTGCGTCCTGCTGACCCGCACCACCCGGCAGGTGGCGCTGACCCGTGCCGGCCTGATCATGCTCGAAGAAGCCAAGGGCATCCTCGCCCGGATGGAGCACGCCTCGCGGGCCGTGCGCGAGGCCTCGCTCGCGTCGGGCAAGGTGTTGAGGATCGGGGCGATCGATGCCGCCTCGTCGAGCTTCGTGCCCGAGGCTCTGGTCGCCTTCCGCGAGCGCTATCCCGGCGTCGAGATCAAATTCGTCGAGGCGATGACGGCCCCCCTCATCCAGATGCTGGAGGCCGGCAAGCTCGACCTCGCCTTGACCCGGCCGCCGCGCAAGCCGACCGACTGCGCGTTCGAGGTGCTGCGCGTCGAACGTCCGATCGTGGTGCTGAACGAGACGCATCCGCTGGCGGCGCACGAGCACCTGACGATGCAGGATCTCGTCGGCCAGCCCTTCGTCGTACCCTCCAAGCGGATCCGGCCCTTCGCCTATGATCTGGTGATGGCCTATTTCGAGAGCGTGGGCACCGTGCCCAATGTCAGCATCGAGGCGACGGAGAAGCCGGCGATGATGTCGGCCGTCGCGGCCGGGCTCGGCATGGCGCTGGCGCCGGACTGGGTCTCGCGGCTGAGCTTTCCGGGCGTGGCGATGCGGCGCCTGCGCGGCGCCCTGCTCGATCCGCCGCCGCCCGGCGCGCTCGTCGGCATCGCCTGGCGGCCGCAGCAGCGGCTCGGCCCCCGCGACGATTTCCTCGCGATCCTGCGCGAGAGCGTCACCCTGATCGACGAACGCCATGTCCTGCCATTCGCCATTCCCGCCACGAAGCTGAAACGTGCGGCCCGCCTCGTCGGGTCGTCAGTCGGAGGAGCCTGA
- a CDS encoding tripartite tricarboxylate transporter TctB family protein — protein MSLNQIERAQGIRVRSTQDLAAGLFMILLAAIAIIMSWELPMGTLRQLGPGMLPKSFAVICAGLGALLVLSSLRFHGEALSGWSWRGVFFVLGAACVFALCIRGFDFGPIHVPQLGLAVAGPLVILISGLAADDFRPKELVIFAVAMSTACALLFKYALSLPIPLAPWLLGI, from the coding sequence ATGAGTTTGAACCAAATCGAAAGGGCACAGGGCATTCGCGTCCGGTCCACCCAGGATCTGGCGGCAGGGCTGTTCATGATCCTGCTCGCGGCGATCGCCATCATCATGTCCTGGGAGCTCCCCATGGGCACGCTGCGCCAGCTCGGGCCGGGCATGCTGCCGAAGTCCTTCGCGGTGATCTGCGCGGGCCTCGGCGCGCTGCTGGTGCTGTCGAGCCTGCGCTTCCATGGCGAGGCCTTGTCGGGCTGGTCCTGGCGCGGTGTCTTCTTCGTCCTGGGTGCGGCTTGCGTCTTCGCGCTGTGCATTCGCGGCTTCGACTTCGGACCGATCCATGTGCCGCAGCTCGGCCTGGCCGTGGCCGGCCCGCTGGTCATCCTGATCTCGGGTCTGGCGGCCGACGATTTCCGGCCCAAAGAACTGGTGATCTTCGCGGTGGCGATGAGCACGGCCTGCGCGCTGCTGTTCAAATACGCGCTGTCGCTGCCGATCCCGCTCGCACCCTGGCTGCTGGGAATCTGA
- a CDS encoding tripartite tricarboxylate transporter permease, with the protein MFSNLALGFGVALSLQNLALCFAGCLVGTLIGVLPGVGPIATIAILLPITFGLDPVGALIMLAGIYYGAQYGGSTTAILVNIPGEATSVVTTLDGHQMAKQGRAGVALGTAALGSFFAGCVATLFIAALGAPLTKLALLFGPAEYFSLMVMGLCFAVVLARGSILKAFCMIMLGLLLSTVGTDLETGQERMTMGFAPLADGIDFAVLAMGVFGFAEVLRNLENTETRDVVRAKIGRLLPDWNDIKQSAAPVLRGTFIGGILGILPGNGAVLGPFASYTLEKKIAKDPSRFGKGAIEGVAGPESANNAGAQTAFIPLLTLGIPPNAVMALMVGAMTIHGIIPGPQVMTKNPELFWGMIASMWIGNLMLLIINLPLVGVWVKLLQVPYRLMFPSILIFCCIGIYSVNNQPVDVAFTAMFGLFGYLLIKLGFEPAPMLLGFVLGKLMEEKLRQALIISRGSFMTFVERPISAGLLVVAVAILVVALLPSINKKRDEVFTE; encoded by the coding sequence ATGTTCTCCAATCTCGCTCTCGGCTTTGGCGTCGCGCTGTCGCTCCAGAACCTCGCTTTGTGCTTCGCCGGCTGTCTCGTCGGCACGCTGATCGGCGTTCTGCCGGGCGTCGGCCCGATCGCCACCATCGCCATCCTGCTGCCGATCACCTTCGGGCTCGACCCGGTCGGCGCCCTGATCATGCTCGCCGGCATCTATTACGGCGCGCAATATGGCGGCTCGACCACCGCCATCCTGGTCAACATCCCCGGCGAAGCGACCTCGGTCGTGACGACGCTGGACGGCCACCAGATGGCCAAGCAGGGCCGCGCCGGCGTGGCGCTCGGCACCGCGGCGCTCGGCTCCTTCTTCGCCGGCTGCGTCGCCACCCTGTTCATCGCGGCGCTCGGCGCCCCGCTGACCAAGCTCGCCTTGCTGTTCGGCCCGGCCGAGTATTTCTCGCTGATGGTGATGGGCCTGTGCTTTGCCGTCGTGCTGGCGCGTGGCTCAATCCTCAAGGCCTTCTGCATGATCATGCTGGGCCTGCTGCTCTCCACCGTCGGCACCGACCTCGAGACCGGCCAGGAGCGCATGACGATGGGCTTCGCCCCGCTCGCCGACGGCATCGACTTCGCCGTGCTGGCAATGGGCGTGTTCGGCTTCGCCGAGGTGCTGCGCAACCTCGAGAACACCGAGACCCGGGATGTGGTGCGCGCCAAGATCGGCCGGCTCCTGCCGGACTGGAACGACATCAAGCAGTCAGCCGCGCCCGTACTGCGCGGCACCTTCATCGGCGGCATTCTCGGCATCCTGCCGGGCAATGGCGCGGTGCTGGGGCCGTTCGCGAGCTATACGCTGGAAAAAAAGATCGCCAAGGATCCGTCCCGCTTCGGCAAGGGCGCGATCGAGGGCGTGGCGGGGCCTGAATCGGCCAACAACGCCGGCGCCCAGACGGCCTTCATCCCGCTGCTGACGCTCGGCATCCCGCCCAACGCCGTGATGGCGCTGATGGTCGGCGCCATGACGATCCACGGCATCATCCCCGGCCCGCAGGTCATGACCAAGAACCCGGAGCTATTCTGGGGCATGATCGCCTCGATGTGGATCGGCAACCTGATGCTGCTGATCATCAACCTGCCGCTGGTCGGGGTCTGGGTGAAGCTGCTGCAGGTGCCCTATCGCCTGATGTTCCCGTCGATCCTGATCTTCTGCTGCATCGGCATCTACTCGGTGAACAACCAGCCGGTGGACGTCGCCTTCACCGCCATGTTCGGGCTGTTCGGCTACCTGCTGATCAAGCTCGGCTTCGAACCGGCTCCGATGCTGCTCGGCTTCGTGCTCGGCAAGCTGATGGAAGAGAAGCTCCGCCAGGCGCTGATCATCTCGCGCGGCTCGTTCATGACCTTCGTCGAGCGCCCGATCTCGGCCGGGCTCCTGGTCGTCGCCGTGGCCATTCTGGTCGTCGCCTTGCTGCCGTCGATCAACAAGAAGCGCGACGAGGTCTTCACCGAATGA
- a CDS encoding tripartite tricarboxylate transporter substrate-binding protein, giving the protein MKKLALGLAAAVSLAFAGSATAQTYPTKPVTMIVPFAAGGPTDIIARIVGDHMSKTLGQQVVIENVAGAGGTTGITRALTAAPDGYTIAMGHLGTFSAAPATYPNLKYDPLNGMQPIGLAGGTPILIVARKNLEAADLKAFVAAVKANPDKFNEAHAGLGSVSWTTCTLLKGQLGVPKLNAVAYRGTGPALNDLVSGQIDFMCDQIVSVAEQVKAGTIKAYAIASAQRSPALPDVPTTTEAGLPEYQIEAWNGIAAPKGTPKEVVDRLVDALNKALNDETTKKRLLELGTVIPTAAERQPDGFAALIKRDAAKLDPALKAAPK; this is encoded by the coding sequence ATGAAGAAACTTGCACTCGGCCTCGCGGCCGCGGTGTCGCTGGCTTTCGCCGGAAGCGCGACCGCACAGACCTACCCGACGAAGCCCGTCACGATGATCGTTCCGTTCGCCGCCGGCGGACCGACCGACATCATCGCGCGCATCGTCGGCGACCACATGTCCAAGACGCTCGGCCAACAGGTCGTGATCGAAAACGTCGCCGGCGCCGGCGGCACCACCGGCATCACCCGGGCCCTGACGGCGGCGCCCGACGGCTACACCATCGCGATGGGCCATCTCGGCACCTTCTCGGCGGCGCCCGCCACCTATCCCAACCTGAAATACGATCCGCTGAACGGCATGCAGCCGATTGGCCTGGCCGGCGGAACGCCGATCCTGATCGTCGCCCGCAAGAATCTCGAGGCGGCCGATCTCAAGGCCTTCGTCGCGGCCGTGAAGGCCAATCCGGACAAGTTCAACGAGGCCCATGCCGGCCTCGGCTCGGTCTCCTGGACGACCTGCACACTCCTGAAGGGGCAGCTCGGCGTGCCGAAGCTCAACGCCGTCGCCTATCGCGGCACGGGCCCGGCGCTCAACGATCTCGTCTCCGGCCAGATCGATTTCATGTGCGACCAGATCGTCAGCGTCGCCGAGCAGGTGAAGGCCGGCACGATCAAGGCCTACGCCATCGCCTCGGCGCAGCGCTCGCCGGCCCTGCCGGACGTGCCTACGACGACCGAAGCCGGCCTTCCGGAATACCAGATCGAGGCCTGGAACGGCATCGCCGCGCCGAAGGGCACGCCGAAGGAGGTCGTCGACCGGCTGGTCGACGCGCTCAACAAGGCGCTCAACGACGAGACCACCAAGAAGCGCCTGCTCGAGCTGGGCACCGTGATTCCGACCGCCGCCGAGCGCCAGCCGGACGGCTTCGCGGCCCTGATCAAGCGGGATGCGGCCAAGCTGGACCCGGCCCTGAAGGCCGCTCCCAAGTAA
- a CDS encoding DUF1236 domain-containing protein, producing MIKKLALVAAIVAIPATAFAQAQVQTQPSGGATGGAVSGATSGAIGGAIVGGPVGAAVGGVGGAVVGAIIGDAASPRFRTYVVEQSVPSYRYADPVAVGTVLPEQGVTYREVPAEYGAQGYRYTVVNDRPVLVEPRTRRVVQIIE from the coding sequence ATGATCAAGAAGCTTGCTCTTGTTGCCGCCATCGTCGCCATCCCGGCCACGGCCTTCGCCCAGGCCCAGGTCCAGACGCAGCCCTCGGGCGGCGCCACGGGCGGTGCCGTCAGCGGCGCGACCTCGGGTGCCATCGGCGGCGCGATCGTCGGTGGTCCCGTCGGCGCGGCTGTCGGCGGTGTCGGCGGCGCGGTCGTCGGCGCGATCATCGGCGACGCTGCCTCGCCGCGATTCCGCACCTATGTCGTCGAGCAGAGCGTGCCGTCCTACCGTTACGCTGATCCGGTCGCGGTCGGCACCGTGCTGCCCGAGCAGGGCGTGACCTATCGCGAGGTTCCCGCCGAATACGGCGCGCAGGGCTATCGCTATACGGTCGTCAACGATCGCCCGGTGCTGGTCGAGCCGCGCACCCGCCGCGTCGTCCAGATCATCGAGTGA